In one window of Cheilinus undulatus linkage group 23, ASM1832078v1, whole genome shotgun sequence DNA:
- the ascl1a gene encoding achaete-scute homolog 1a codes for MDLTAKMEINVSQQQLLPPACFFSAAAAQSIQLSPSGSSQSAKSASKQPKRQRSSSPELLRCKRRLNFAGFGYSLPQQQPHAVARRNERERNRVKLVNNGFATLREHVPNGAANKKMSKVETLRSAVEYIRALQQLLDEHDAVSAAFQSGVLSPTMSQGYSADMNSMAGSPVSSYSSDEGSYDPLSPEEQELLDFTNWF; via the coding sequence ATGGACCTCACAGCCAAGATGGAAATTAACGTCAGCCAGCAGCAGCTCCTTCCACCAGCGTGCTTCTTCTCCGCCGCCGCCGCGCAGAGCATCCAGCTGAGCCCGAGCGGCAGCAGCCAGAGCGCGAAGTCTGCGTCCAAGCAGCCCAAGAGGCAGCGCTCCTCCTCCCCGGAGCTGCTGCGCTGCAAGAGGAGGCTCAACTTTGCAGGCTTCGGGTACAGCCTCCCTCAGCAGCAGCCGCACGCTGTGGCCCGGAGGAACGAGAGGGAGCGGAACCGAGTCAAACTGGTCAACAACGGCTTCGCAACCCTAAGGGAGCACGTGCCAAACGGAGCCGCTAACAAGAAGATGAGCAAAGTGGAGACGCTGCGCTCTGCGGTGGAGTACATCCGCGCCCTGCAGCAGCTGCTGGACGAGCATGACGCGGTGAGCGCGGCGTTTCAGTCTGGGGTCCTCTCACCCACCATGTCGCAGGGATACTCAGCTGACATGAACTCCATGGCGGGGTCGCCGGTGTCCTCTTACTCATCAGATGAGGGATCATACGACCCTCTGAGTCCAGAGGAGCAGGAGCTGCTGGACTTCACCAACTGGTTCTGA